Proteins from a single region of Streptomyces sp. TN58:
- a CDS encoding acyl-CoA reductase, with product MSVHHHYWQGSFVGDEEAGRRLAELPAAVEAALATDLETETVLAACDALAGALRDPAHPVHGRLAPHLAEGEDPAVLAELGALLGRRELTRKLRRELGGTAPARLNRADPRETVYEAWAPVGLVAHIAPGNAATVAPLSIVEGLLAGNVNILKTSGADTLLTQHLMAELAALDPSGALAARVVVLRFPSSRQEWLRLMCAPADVVAVWGGEGAVEGVAAHVPAGCRLVEWGHRISFAYLTSDAWSDPVTLDALADDVCLHEQQACSSPQVVYLDTEDEAEVFAFAERFAAVLGARPPAVGAGYTAGPDPAQDAELTTTELVARLEEHLGLTRVFAAPDGSWRVMADTRPPLTASPLHRSVWVKPLPRKRMIATLRPMRRYLQTAGLAGGRTDIAELSRTALAAGVTRVTPVGAMLESYAGEPHDGVYALQRYSRRVAVQADPVLFATTACLDDLARPVVLPPPSGPLLGKEDVQGPGREVARADAELYFRSGGSTGAPALSIFSYDDYDTQMHAAARGLLAAGYDPVGDRTANLFYCGAMYGSFISFFSVLERLGGVQLPLSAGPDHRATAQALIDHGADTLIGMPSYLWQLLHAEADALRAYGGLRKVFYGGEHFTAEQQRTLRDVFGIEVIRSITYGSTDLGPLGYQCTESSGGVHHLHADLHTMEVLKLDEDRPVEPGETGRLVFSTHARRGQDLGRYVIGDLGREVPGRCPCGRHAPRFELRGRTGDVMRVATYFLNHRRFLDLAGEPGGHRGELQIRLDAADARERLTVRVERAAGTDPERLREVFLDGYPELRSAVAEGLLDLVIEAVGGASLDRSPTSGKLLAVVDARR from the coding sequence ATGAGCGTGCACCACCACTACTGGCAGGGTTCCTTCGTCGGCGACGAGGAGGCCGGGCGGCGCCTCGCTGAGCTGCCGGCCGCCGTCGAAGCGGCGCTGGCGACGGACCTGGAGACCGAGACCGTGCTGGCCGCGTGCGACGCCCTCGCCGGCGCCCTGCGCGACCCCGCCCACCCCGTACACGGCCGGCTCGCCCCGCACCTTGCGGAGGGCGAGGACCCGGCGGTGCTGGCCGAGCTCGGCGCGCTGCTCGGGCGGCGGGAGCTCACCCGCAAGCTGCGCCGGGAGCTGGGCGGCACGGCTCCGGCGCGGCTGAACCGGGCCGATCCGCGCGAGACGGTCTACGAGGCGTGGGCGCCGGTCGGCCTGGTCGCCCACATCGCGCCCGGCAACGCGGCGACGGTCGCACCGCTGAGCATCGTCGAGGGCCTGCTCGCGGGCAACGTCAACATCCTCAAGACCAGCGGCGCCGACACCCTGCTCACCCAGCACCTGATGGCCGAGCTGGCGGCCCTCGACCCCAGTGGTGCGCTGGCGGCGCGGGTCGTCGTCCTGCGGTTCCCGTCGTCCCGGCAGGAGTGGCTGCGCCTGATGTGCGCGCCCGCGGACGTGGTCGCCGTGTGGGGCGGGGAAGGCGCCGTGGAAGGCGTGGCGGCCCATGTGCCGGCCGGCTGCCGGCTCGTGGAGTGGGGTCACCGGATCTCCTTCGCCTACCTGACGAGTGATGCCTGGTCGGATCCCGTGACGCTCGACGCGCTCGCGGACGACGTGTGCCTGCACGAGCAGCAGGCCTGCTCCAGCCCCCAGGTGGTGTACCTCGACACCGAGGACGAGGCCGAGGTGTTCGCCTTCGCCGAGCGGTTCGCCGCCGTGCTCGGGGCGCGGCCGCCGGCGGTGGGCGCCGGGTACACGGCCGGGCCGGACCCGGCGCAGGACGCGGAACTGACCACGACCGAACTGGTGGCGCGGCTGGAGGAACACCTCGGCCTGACAAGGGTGTTCGCCGCACCCGACGGCTCGTGGCGGGTCATGGCGGACACCCGGCCGCCGCTCACGGCCTCGCCGCTGCACCGCAGCGTCTGGGTCAAGCCGCTGCCGCGGAAGCGGATGATCGCCACCCTGCGCCCGATGCGCCGCTACCTGCAGACGGCGGGGCTCGCGGGCGGCCGGACCGACATCGCCGAGCTGTCCCGCACGGCGCTGGCCGCCGGCGTGACCCGCGTGACGCCCGTCGGGGCCATGCTGGAGAGCTACGCGGGCGAGCCGCACGACGGCGTGTACGCCCTGCAGCGCTACAGCCGCCGCGTCGCGGTCCAGGCCGACCCGGTGCTCTTCGCCACCACCGCCTGCCTGGACGACCTGGCCAGGCCCGTCGTACTGCCGCCGCCCTCGGGCCCGTTGCTGGGCAAGGAGGACGTCCAGGGGCCGGGCCGAGAGGTGGCGCGCGCCGACGCCGAGCTGTACTTCCGCAGCGGCGGCAGCACCGGCGCGCCCGCACTGTCGATCTTCAGCTACGACGACTACGACACGCAGATGCACGCCGCCGCCCGCGGTCTGCTCGCGGCCGGCTACGACCCGGTCGGTGACCGCACGGCCAACCTCTTCTACTGCGGCGCCATGTACGGCAGCTTCATCAGCTTCTTCTCCGTGCTGGAACGCCTCGGCGGGGTGCAGCTGCCCCTGTCGGCCGGCCCCGACCACCGGGCGACGGCGCAGGCGCTGATCGACCACGGGGCCGACACCCTCATCGGGATGCCCTCCTACCTGTGGCAGCTGCTCCACGCCGAGGCGGACGCCCTGCGCGCGTACGGCGGCCTGCGCAAGGTGTTCTACGGCGGCGAGCACTTCACCGCGGAGCAGCAGCGGACGCTCAGGGACGTCTTCGGCATCGAGGTGATCCGCTCGATCACCTACGGCAGCACGGACCTCGGGCCGCTGGGCTACCAGTGCACCGAGAGCTCGGGCGGTGTCCACCACCTGCATGCCGACCTGCACACCATGGAGGTCCTGAAGCTGGACGAGGACCGGCCGGTGGAGCCGGGCGAGACGGGCCGGCTGGTCTTCAGCACGCACGCCCGGCGCGGCCAGGACCTGGGCCGGTACGTGATCGGCGACCTGGGCCGGGAGGTCCCGGGCCGCTGTCCGTGCGGACGGCACGCGCCGCGCTTCGAACTGCGGGGCCGCACGGGCGACGTGATGCGGGTGGCGACGTACTTCCTCAACCACCGGAGGTTCCTGGACCTGGCCGGTGAGCCCGGTGGGCACCGCGGCGAGCTCCAGATCCGGCTCGACGCCGCGGACGCGCGCGAGCGGCTGACCGTACGGGTGGAACGGGCCGCGGGCACGGATCCGGAACGGCTGCGGGAGGTGTTCCTGGACGGCTATCCGGAGCTGCGGTCGGCGGTGGCGGAGGGGCTGCTGGACCTGGTGATCGAGGCCGTCGGCGGCGCGTCACTGGACCGCAGCCCGACCAGCGGGAAACTCCTCGCGGTGGTGGACGCCCGCCGCTAG
- a CDS encoding GNAT family N-acetyltransferase has translation MNPVITPAAGADIAELRQLYYAVYGPHYPVALGTDPAEMARLMADPHSLWLVARCPDTGALAASAAIHGEAGSRIARLEGIAVHPEHRSAGLAATLTGALCAEMLDTGRLDSVYATVRTVGAGPQRVVARNGFRPLGILPNAVDLRSRESLALYARHSPGVLDRRVPVAEVPAALLPLLRTAGAALGIGYPGVRAAPGRLPEPAPQGAVERLELIEAPAFVRRRFHERFPGAEGWFYPLHTPNVLLTPEDGRFEVYAYLNRAGGYCSLLTAHPDPAAAAGHLEAVTRTLARAGAGYVEALVPLAHQEALSAFLAHGFVAGALYPAMRADGDGFHDYAVLSRSGERIDFRGVAVEPPLQPYLDCYASAWAAAHLPTPSEVAP, from the coding sequence GTGAACCCCGTCATCACCCCGGCCGCCGGCGCGGACATCGCCGAACTGCGGCAGCTCTACTACGCCGTCTACGGCCCGCACTACCCCGTCGCGCTCGGCACGGACCCGGCCGAGATGGCCCGGCTCATGGCCGACCCGCACTCCCTGTGGCTCGTCGCCCGCTGCCCCGACACCGGGGCCCTGGCGGCGTCGGCCGCCATCCACGGCGAGGCCGGCAGCCGCATCGCCCGGCTGGAGGGCATCGCCGTGCACCCCGAGCATCGCTCGGCGGGGCTGGCCGCCACCCTGACCGGGGCGCTCTGCGCCGAGATGCTCGACACCGGCCGGCTGGACTCGGTGTACGCGACGGTCCGCACCGTCGGCGCCGGCCCGCAGCGGGTCGTCGCACGCAACGGCTTCCGCCCGCTCGGCATCCTGCCCAACGCGGTGGACCTCCGCAGCCGCGAGAGCCTCGCGCTCTACGCCCGCCACTCCCCCGGTGTGCTCGACCGCCGGGTGCCCGTCGCCGAAGTGCCCGCCGCACTGCTGCCGTTGCTGCGCACGGCCGGGGCGGCCCTCGGCATCGGCTACCCGGGAGTGCGGGCCGCCCCCGGCCGGCTCCCGGAACCCGCGCCGCAAGGGGCGGTGGAGCGCCTGGAGCTGATCGAGGCCCCGGCGTTCGTCCGGCGCCGCTTCCACGAGCGCTTCCCGGGCGCGGAGGGCTGGTTTTACCCGCTGCACACCCCGAACGTGCTGCTCACGCCGGAGGACGGCCGGTTCGAGGTCTACGCCTACCTCAACCGGGCCGGCGGCTACTGCTCCCTGCTGACCGCCCACCCCGACCCGGCCGCGGCGGCCGGCCACCTCGAAGCCGTCACCCGGACCCTGGCCCGCGCGGGCGCCGGCTACGTGGAGGCCCTGGTGCCACTCGCCCACCAGGAGGCCCTGTCGGCCTTCCTGGCCCACGGGTTCGTCGCCGGAGCGCTCTACCCGGCGATGCGCGCGGACGGCGACGGCTTCCACGACTACGCCGTCCTGTCCCGCTCCGGCGAGCGGATCGACTTCCGCGGCGTCGCCGTCGAACCGCCCCTCCAGCCCTACCTGGACTGCTACGCGTCGGCCTGGGCGGCGGCGCACCTGCCCACACCATCCGAGGTTGCCCCATGA
- a CDS encoding phenylacetate--CoA ligase family protein: MSAQQLSDLIRFARHNSPYYRDLYASLPPDAGRLTDLPVVDQVSFWAANAPHDSRVLTGPLSEATVYKTGGTTGSPKFSVYTRDEWRTFVTAFGQGLVDTGLRPGHRVADLFYAGELYASFLFILDSLAHAPVDNVRLPIGGGAPLESTIPTLRDLAAQVLAGTPTTLCRLAEQVLASGVRLGSVELLLFGGEALFEDQRRLLATAFPGAEARSVGYASVDAGLLGRPVPGADARVHRAFTPYSVVEILDDSTDEPITEPGRPGRVVVTSLFRRLMPIIRYPAGDRAEWTGTGPGHFRILGRAEEGVRVGPVSLYTQDAQDAVASADTAGQVVGMQLVVRRWEGRDGLVLRLATAPGDERAGELTGGPAAERRAALARAVVAELETVRPLYPDSVRAGFVHPLSVEWARHRDLAVNPRTGKLVRVLDERPTA, encoded by the coding sequence ATGTCCGCCCAGCAGCTCTCGGACCTCATACGTTTCGCTCGTCACAACTCTCCCTACTACCGGGACCTCTACGCGTCCCTGCCGCCGGACGCCGGTCGGCTCACCGACCTTCCGGTCGTCGACCAGGTGTCCTTCTGGGCGGCCAACGCCCCGCACGACAGCCGTGTGCTGACCGGTCCGCTCAGCGAGGCCACGGTCTACAAGACCGGCGGCACCACCGGGTCCCCCAAGTTCTCCGTCTACACCCGGGACGAGTGGCGCACCTTCGTCACCGCCTTCGGGCAGGGCCTCGTGGACACAGGGCTGCGTCCGGGGCACCGTGTCGCCGACCTCTTCTACGCCGGGGAGCTGTACGCCAGCTTCCTGTTCATCCTCGACTCGCTCGCCCACGCGCCCGTGGACAACGTCCGCCTGCCCATCGGCGGCGGCGCGCCGCTGGAGTCGACCATCCCCACGCTCCGCGACCTCGCCGCCCAGGTACTGGCCGGTACACCCACCACCCTGTGCCGGCTCGCCGAGCAGGTCCTCGCGTCCGGGGTCCGGCTCGGCTCCGTCGAGCTGCTGCTCTTCGGCGGCGAGGCGCTCTTCGAGGACCAGCGGCGCCTGCTGGCCACGGCGTTCCCCGGCGCCGAGGCCCGTTCCGTCGGCTACGCCAGCGTGGACGCCGGCCTGCTCGGGCGCCCCGTTCCGGGAGCCGACGCGCGGGTGCACCGGGCTTTCACCCCGTACTCGGTGGTCGAGATCCTCGACGACTCCACGGACGAGCCCATCACCGAACCGGGCCGCCCCGGCCGCGTCGTCGTCACGAGCCTGTTCCGCCGCCTGATGCCGATCATCCGCTACCCCGCCGGCGACCGGGCCGAGTGGACCGGCACCGGGCCGGGGCACTTCCGCATCCTCGGCCGCGCCGAGGAGGGCGTACGGGTCGGCCCGGTCTCCCTCTACACCCAGGACGCCCAGGACGCGGTGGCCTCGGCCGACACCGCCGGACAGGTGGTCGGCATGCAGCTCGTCGTCCGCCGCTGGGAGGGCCGCGACGGGCTCGTGCTGCGGCTCGCGACCGCTCCGGGCGACGAACGCGCCGGCGAACTGACCGGCGGACCGGCCGCCGAGCGGCGTGCAGCGCTCGCCCGCGCCGTCGTCGCGGAGCTGGAGACCGTACGGCCGCTGTACCCCGACAGCGTGCGCGCCGGGTTCGTGCACCCGCTGTCCGTGGAGTGGGCGCGCCACCGGGACCTCGCCGTCAACCCGCGCACGGGCAAGCTCGTCCGGGTCCTGGACGAGAGGCCGACGGCATGA
- a CDS encoding MFS transporter, with product MTAPRPAGPLILRNRAFAAVWLGQVLTQAAVRMFQVGVSWWIVAYAVADARGLASGLFMAACTLPAVVLAPVVAGAVGRFAHRSVLRGAAGLAAVVAGILAVWAQGGGPPLAGVYAAALALATCQAFFDPCLTTSVPELVDDADIETATGFELSTQSLAGLGGALLGALTVDRAGVAALAAGCAAAYAGAAVLVASARFRTAGAAPADQAQTGQAEQAGGADQAGAPAAAPAARRPLRRILGELPYVRRILVCFTAANLFTAAVFVVIPLYTRSVLGGGGGTVALLEASLGGGALVGAFTGTRVPGRPTVAGACCLGLMAVALALPGVFSHLPVVAGCLAVAGWCAGAVSVRFVALFQRLVPTADKPGFFAVMQAVLGASLPVASLVFGSAGDLLSPQTLCLVQGVGLLPAACALALLGARTPEPAPAAHPETPQTPQTVGGAR from the coding sequence ATGACCGCCCCCCGTCCCGCGGGCCCGCTGATCCTGCGCAACCGGGCCTTCGCCGCCGTGTGGCTGGGCCAGGTCCTCACCCAGGCCGCCGTGCGGATGTTCCAGGTCGGCGTGTCCTGGTGGATCGTCGCCTACGCCGTGGCCGACGCCCGCGGCCTGGCCTCCGGACTGTTCATGGCCGCCTGCACGCTTCCCGCCGTCGTGCTGGCTCCCGTGGTGGCCGGTGCCGTGGGGCGGTTCGCCCACCGTTCGGTGCTGCGCGGCGCGGCCGGCCTGGCCGCGGTGGTCGCGGGCATCCTCGCGGTGTGGGCGCAGGGCGGCGGACCGCCGCTCGCCGGGGTCTACGCCGCCGCTCTGGCCCTGGCCACCTGCCAGGCGTTCTTCGATCCCTGTCTGACCACCTCGGTGCCCGAACTCGTCGACGACGCCGACATCGAGACGGCGACCGGGTTCGAGTTGTCCACCCAGTCACTGGCGGGCCTGGGAGGAGCGCTGCTCGGCGCCCTGACGGTGGACCGGGCCGGTGTCGCGGCACTCGCCGCCGGCTGCGCGGCGGCCTACGCCGGGGCCGCCGTGCTCGTCGCGAGCGCGCGCTTCCGCACCGCCGGCGCCGCGCCGGCCGACCAGGCCCAGACCGGCCAGGCCGAACAGGCCGGGGGCGCCGACCAGGCCGGCGCCCCCGCCGCCGCCCCGGCCGCGCGGCGCCCGCTGCGCCGCATTCTCGGCGAGCTGCCCTACGTACGGCGGATCCTGGTCTGCTTCACGGCTGCCAACCTCTTCACCGCCGCCGTGTTCGTCGTCATCCCGCTCTACACCCGCTCCGTCCTCGGGGGCGGCGGCGGCACGGTCGCCCTGCTGGAGGCCTCGCTGGGCGGGGGCGCCCTCGTCGGCGCCTTCACCGGCACCCGGGTGCCGGGGCGGCCCACGGTCGCCGGTGCCTGCTGTCTCGGTCTGATGGCCGTCGCGCTGGCGCTGCCCGGCGTGTTCTCCCACCTCCCGGTCGTGGCGGGCTGCCTGGCGGTGGCCGGCTGGTGCGCCGGGGCCGTCAGCGTCCGCTTCGTGGCGCTGTTCCAGCGGCTGGTGCCGACCGCCGACAAGCCCGGCTTCTTCGCCGTGATGCAGGCCGTCCTCGGCGCCTCCCTGCCGGTGGCCTCGCTGGTCTTCGGCTCCGCGGGCGACCTGCTGTCCCCGCAGACGCTGTGCCTGGTCCAGGGCGTCGGTCTGCTGCCCGCCGCCTGCGCGCTGGCCCTGCTGGGAGCCCGTACCCCTGAACCGGCTCCCGCGGCGCACCCGGAGACCCCGCAGACCCCGCAGACCGTGGGAGGTGCGCGGTGA
- a CDS encoding acyl-protein synthase, with translation MNRTNPHLAPVCVPDPALLPHVQQLCDMTDPYAHGPVVDELFAAAMAETNAWHTERSPFFRSLYEATAPAEPYRAPLVHANLFKRHEVLSVPREDVELHLTSSGTTGQKSQMFFDHWTIRSAQRMVARIFERNGWITPDQEVNYLLYSYEPAPSLNLGTAFTDNYLCDFAPARSVEYALRNTGGDHEFDPFGCIAALRRFEREDAPVRILGFPAFLFFTLERMRAMGMAPLRLPEGSLVVLGGGWKGHADRRVEKEELYARVTEQLGVPGERIRDTFGSVEHCIPYIECGHHRLHAPVWSRVAIRSTRTLEPLPYGERGYLHLVSPYITSVPAQSVVMGDLASLQPGEACGCDLETPWFTVHGRAGVSRNRSCAVAAAELMKGMA, from the coding sequence ATGAACCGTACGAACCCCCATCTCGCGCCGGTCTGCGTACCCGACCCGGCGCTTCTGCCACACGTACAACAGCTGTGCGACATGACCGACCCCTACGCCCACGGGCCCGTGGTCGACGAGCTGTTCGCCGCCGCCATGGCGGAGACCAACGCCTGGCACACCGAGCGCTCCCCCTTCTTCCGCTCCCTGTACGAGGCGACCGCCCCGGCGGAGCCGTACCGTGCGCCACTCGTCCACGCGAACTTATTCAAGCGCCACGAAGTGCTCTCCGTCCCGCGCGAGGACGTCGAACTGCACCTGACCTCCTCCGGGACCACCGGCCAGAAGTCGCAGATGTTCTTCGACCACTGGACCATCCGCTCCGCCCAGCGCATGGTCGCCCGGATCTTCGAGCGCAACGGCTGGATCACCCCGGACCAGGAGGTCAACTACCTCCTCTACAGCTACGAGCCTGCCCCGTCCCTGAACCTGGGCACCGCCTTCACCGACAACTACCTGTGCGACTTCGCCCCGGCGCGCAGCGTCGAGTACGCGCTGCGCAACACCGGCGGCGACCACGAGTTCGACCCCTTCGGCTGCATCGCCGCGCTGCGCCGCTTCGAGCGGGAGGACGCACCGGTGCGCATCCTCGGCTTCCCCGCCTTCCTCTTCTTCACCCTGGAGCGGATGCGGGCCATGGGGATGGCGCCGCTGCGCCTGCCGGAGGGGTCGCTGGTCGTCCTCGGCGGCGGCTGGAAGGGCCACGCCGACCGCCGTGTCGAGAAGGAGGAGCTGTACGCACGCGTCACCGAGCAGCTCGGCGTCCCGGGTGAGCGGATCCGGGACACCTTCGGGTCGGTGGAGCACTGCATCCCGTACATCGAGTGCGGCCACCACCGGCTGCACGCCCCCGTCTGGTCGCGGGTGGCCATCCGGTCCACTCGGACCTTGGAGCCCCTGCCGTACGGGGAGCGCGGCTACCTGCACCTGGTGTCGCCGTACATCACCTCGGTGCCGGCGCAGAGCGTGGTCATGGGCGACCTCGCCTCCCTCCAGCCGGGCGAGGCCTGCGGCTGCGATCTGGAGACCCCCTGGTTCACCGTCCACGGCCGTGCCGGGGTGAGCCGCAACCGGAGCTGCGCCGTGGCCGCGGCGGAACTGATGAAGGGAATGGCGTGA
- a CDS encoding glycoside hydrolase family 2 protein translates to MLHRLARRRTRAVALTVAGLVLTLTAGTSGAAPAEPAAPAAPASQGAWAVPRPVTASATTAVPAAPGSATPLSGYAIQSTAKVADTAETVSSPGYPATGWYPAGPRSTVLAALLAAGVHPDPFHSTQQELIPAADFSVPWWYRADFTVADTTARTHLDFSGVISAADVFVNGRRIAATGSVAGAYTRHEFDVTALVRPGTNTVAFRIQPNNPRKHLTMGWLDWLQPPPDENMGIVRDVTVRRAGPVALRDAHVVSTLAMPSMATADLTVKARLRNDSDAPVTATLSGTVGPAPGPGPAPSPAPGPRQSPAEGADAIFARSVTLAPHETRTVAFSPAEHPALRLKSPRVWWPAGMGGQPMYALDLTAAVAAAADGTAATGVPSDTVHQPFGIRDVRAPLNADGARRYEINGRPLLVKGGGWSPDEFLRWDPTYTEDRLKYALDLGLNTLRLEGRIEPDEFFDLADRYGILTLPGWECCTKWEAEFNRDGAGERWSAADHSTARASMAAEAARLRHHPGVISFLIGSDAAPDEEIERGYLDALKAADWHAPVIPAASDAASPLTGRSGMKMTGPYDWVPPAYWYDKREGGASGFNSETSAGPDVPTLDTLRRMMTPAELETLWKDPAAVQYHRSPSATFDTLQLYDTALAARYGAPASLEDYVRKAQLAQYENVRAQFEAYARNAKDSSAPSTGVVYWMFNSGWTSLHWQLVDSYLDQGGAYFGAKKANEPLHVQYGYDDRSVAVVNNRPGPAAGLTARVTLFAPDGTQKYDRTVTGLTVAGGGGVHRSALTLPETVPGLPTTYLARLLLTDATGHEVSRNVYWLSTEADVLDRERSDWFHTPTTSYADLRGLNSMARTPVTATASTTADDASGTSTTTVTLRHAGTGGTPALLTDVHLVRASGEPALPVRWSDNQVSLWPGESATLTATYRTADLRGSAPRLRISGWNSPTVTVPAA, encoded by the coding sequence GTGCTCCACCGCCTCGCCCGCCGCCGCACGAGGGCCGTCGCCCTCACCGTGGCCGGCCTGGTCCTCACCCTCACCGCGGGCACGTCCGGTGCCGCTCCCGCCGAACCTGCCGCTCCCGCCGCACCTGCCTCGCAGGGCGCGTGGGCCGTACCCCGACCGGTGACGGCCTCGGCCACGACCGCCGTGCCCGCCGCGCCCGGCAGCGCGACCCCGCTCTCCGGCTACGCCATCCAGTCCACCGCGAAGGTCGCCGACACGGCGGAGACCGTCTCCAGCCCCGGCTATCCCGCCACCGGCTGGTATCCCGCAGGACCCCGCTCCACCGTCCTCGCCGCACTGCTCGCAGCCGGCGTCCACCCGGACCCCTTCCACTCCACCCAGCAGGAACTGATTCCCGCCGCGGACTTCTCCGTGCCCTGGTGGTACCGCGCCGACTTCACGGTCGCGGACACGACCGCCCGTACCCACCTGGACTTCAGCGGCGTGATCTCAGCCGCCGACGTCTTCGTCAACGGCCGCCGGATCGCCGCCACGGGGTCCGTCGCCGGCGCGTACACCCGGCACGAGTTCGACGTCACCGCCCTCGTCAGACCCGGCACCAACACGGTCGCCTTCCGCATCCAGCCCAACAACCCGCGCAAGCACCTCACCATGGGCTGGCTCGACTGGCTCCAACCGCCCCCGGACGAGAACATGGGCATCGTCCGCGACGTCACCGTCCGCCGTGCCGGACCGGTCGCCCTGCGCGACGCGCACGTCGTCTCCACCCTGGCCATGCCGTCCATGGCGACGGCCGACCTGACCGTCAAGGCCCGGCTGCGCAACGACTCCGACGCCCCCGTCACCGCGACCCTGTCCGGCACGGTGGGCCCCGCCCCCGGCCCCGGCCCCGCCCCCAGCCCCGCCCCCGGCCCTCGTCAGAGCCCGGCCGAGGGCGCCGACGCCATCTTCGCCCGCAGCGTGACGCTCGCGCCGCACGAGACCAGGACGGTCGCCTTCTCACCCGCCGAACACCCCGCGCTTCGCCTGAAGTCACCCCGTGTGTGGTGGCCGGCTGGCATGGGCGGCCAGCCGATGTACGCCCTCGACCTGACCGCCGCCGTGGCCGCCGCCGCCGACGGAACCGCCGCCACCGGCGTCCCCTCCGACACGGTCCACCAGCCCTTCGGCATCCGCGACGTACGAGCGCCCCTCAACGCCGACGGCGCCCGCCGGTACGAGATCAACGGCCGTCCGCTGCTCGTGAAAGGCGGCGGCTGGTCTCCCGACGAGTTCCTGCGGTGGGACCCGACCTATACCGAGGACCGCCTGAAGTACGCCCTCGACCTGGGCCTGAACACCCTGCGTCTGGAAGGGCGCATCGAGCCCGACGAGTTCTTCGACCTCGCCGACCGGTACGGCATCCTCACCCTCCCCGGCTGGGAGTGCTGCACCAAATGGGAGGCCGAGTTCAACCGCGACGGCGCCGGAGAGCGGTGGTCCGCCGCCGACCACTCGACCGCCCGCGCCTCCATGGCCGCCGAAGCCGCCCGCCTGCGTCACCACCCCGGCGTGATCTCCTTCCTGATCGGCAGTGACGCCGCCCCGGACGAGGAGATCGAGCGCGGCTACCTCGACGCGCTGAAGGCCGCCGACTGGCACGCTCCGGTGATCCCTGCCGCGTCGGACGCCGCGTCCCCCCTCACCGGCCGGTCCGGGATGAAGATGACCGGACCGTACGACTGGGTCCCGCCCGCCTACTGGTACGACAAGCGCGAGGGCGGAGCGAGCGGCTTCAACTCCGAGACCAGCGCCGGCCCGGACGTCCCCACCCTCGACACACTGCGCCGCATGATGACCCCGGCCGAGCTCGAAACCCTGTGGAAGGACCCGGCGGCCGTCCAGTACCACCGCTCCCCGTCCGCCACCTTCGACACGCTCCAGCTGTACGACACCGCCCTCGCCGCCCGCTACGGCGCCCCGGCGAGCCTTGAGGACTACGTACGCAAGGCGCAGCTCGCCCAGTACGAGAACGTGCGCGCCCAGTTCGAGGCGTACGCCCGCAACGCAAAGGACTCCTCGGCCCCTTCGACCGGCGTCGTGTACTGGATGTTCAACAGCGGCTGGACCTCACTCCACTGGCAGCTCGTCGACAGCTACCTCGACCAGGGCGGCGCCTACTTCGGCGCGAAGAAGGCGAACGAGCCCCTGCACGTGCAGTACGGGTACGACGACCGCTCCGTGGCGGTCGTCAACAACCGGCCCGGACCAGCCGCCGGGCTGACGGCCCGGGTGACGCTCTTCGCCCCCGACGGCACGCAGAAGTACGACCGTACGGTGACCGGCCTGACCGTCGCGGGCGGGGGCGGTGTGCACCGCAGCGCTCTGACGCTCCCCGAGACGGTACCCGGCCTGCCGACCACCTATCTGGCCAGGCTGCTGCTCACCGACGCCACCGGACACGAGGTGAGCCGCAACGTCTACTGGCTGTCCACCGAGGCCGACGTCCTCGACCGCGAGCGCAGCGACTGGTTCCACACCCCGACCACCTCCTACGCCGACCTCCGTGGCCTGAACTCGATGGCGCGGACGCCGGTCACGGCGACGGCGTCCACGACCGCGGACGACGCCTCGGGAACGTCCACGACGACGGTGACACTGCGGCACGCGGGCACCGGCGGCACCCCGGCGCTGCTCACGGACGTCCACCTCGTACGGGCGTCGGGGGAACCGGCCCTGCCGGTGCGGTGGAGCGACAACCAGGTCAGCCTGTGGCCGGGCGAGTCCGCAACGCTGACGGCGACGTACCGGACGGCGGATCTGCGCGGCTCGGCCCCCCGGCTGCGGATCTCCGGCTGGAACAGTCCCACGGTCACCGTCCCGGCGGCGTGA
- a CDS encoding EF-hand domain-containing protein, producing the protein MTDAAKQRIFAMLDRDRDGAISRTEYLARVDRAAAAMGRDADDPVVHTARAAHEAVFTDMDADHDGRVTFEEYRTWAGHDAFERSCRPALGSLFDVADHDGDGRLTREEFTRLRMASSNTEADAGQAFDDLDTDSDGLVHRDDYLAGIHAYVTTGSSPMAAAYRTLPNR; encoded by the coding sequence ATGACCGACGCAGCAAAGCAGCGCATCTTCGCCATGCTCGACCGGGACCGCGACGGCGCCATCTCCCGTACGGAGTACCTTGCGCGGGTCGACCGTGCCGCGGCCGCCATGGGCCGCGACGCCGACGACCCGGTGGTCCACACGGCACGCGCCGCGCATGAAGCGGTCTTCACGGACATGGACGCCGACCACGACGGCCGGGTCACGTTCGAGGAGTACCGCACCTGGGCCGGACACGACGCCTTCGAACGCTCCTGCCGGCCGGCCCTCGGCTCACTCTTCGATGTCGCCGACCACGACGGCGACGGCCGGCTCACCCGCGAGGAGTTCACCCGCCTGCGGATGGCGTCCAGCAACACCGAAGCGGACGCCGGCCAGGCCTTCGACGACCTCGACACCGACAGTGACGGCCTCGTCCACCGCGACGATTACCTCGCCGGCATCCACGCCTACGTCACCACCGGCTCCTCCCCCATGGCAGCCGCCTACCGAACCCTGCCGAACCGCTGA